In Tepidimonas taiwanensis, the following are encoded in one genomic region:
- a CDS encoding ATP-binding protein — protein MRVSKEELVAVLAQFNPWWRGEAIADLPAFRRAAFCELHTWLTAPPAPRAVMLSGARQIGKTTLMLQAADALLRAGVPAANILYATFDHPILKLAGIDAVIDAWREREPRAEGPEYLLLDEAQFIRDWGTWVKHQVDFRKDRRIAFTGSAMPLVEADQESGVGRWQTIRLTTLSFYEYLQIKRLQLPKLPRLRSLRDLFDWTPADFYRATDLGRDYVGHFHEYLLRGGFPQTAQVDSVTQAQRLLREDIIDKVLKRDMTALFGVRRVLDLEHTFLYLCLHDGGLLDMVDLCSNLEVKRPTAQHFIELLEATHLIYRLAPYGYGKDVLRARFKIYLADAAIAPAVMLKGKAILEDAAALGVATETAVFKHLFARYYAQNVRFSYWRGKRDHEVDLVAEVGGELIPFEVKYRAQHTGARELKGLIELCQGKRIARGYVVTKSLDDFGPLQGLPGNGIEAQIMRIPAPLLCYWMGATERPEDP, from the coding sequence ATGAGAGTCTCAAAAGAAGAGCTCGTCGCCGTCCTCGCCCAGTTTAACCCCTGGTGGCGGGGCGAGGCCATTGCGGACTTGCCTGCGTTCCGGCGCGCGGCCTTCTGCGAACTCCACACCTGGCTCACCGCCCCGCCCGCGCCCCGGGCCGTGATGCTCTCCGGCGCGCGGCAGATCGGCAAAACCACCCTGATGCTGCAGGCCGCGGATGCGCTGCTGCGCGCCGGTGTGCCCGCCGCCAACATCCTCTACGCCACCTTCGACCACCCGATCCTGAAGCTGGCCGGCATCGATGCCGTCATCGATGCCTGGCGCGAGCGCGAGCCGCGCGCCGAGGGACCGGAGTACCTGCTGCTCGACGAGGCCCAATTCATCCGTGACTGGGGCACTTGGGTCAAGCACCAAGTCGACTTCCGCAAGGACCGGCGCATCGCCTTCACCGGATCGGCCATGCCGCTGGTGGAAGCCGACCAAGAATCCGGCGTCGGCCGCTGGCAAACGATCCGGCTGACCACGCTGTCGTTCTACGAGTACCTGCAGATCAAGCGCCTGCAACTGCCCAAGCTGCCCCGGCTGCGCAGCCTGCGCGACCTGTTCGACTGGACACCGGCGGACTTCTACCGCGCTACCGACCTGGGTCGAGACTACGTCGGCCACTTCCACGAGTACCTGCTTCGCGGCGGCTTTCCGCAGACCGCGCAGGTGGACAGCGTCACCCAGGCGCAGCGCCTGCTGCGCGAGGACATCATCGACAAAGTGCTCAAGCGCGACATGACGGCCCTCTTCGGCGTGCGCCGCGTGCTGGACCTGGAGCACACCTTCCTCTACCTGTGCTTGCACGATGGCGGCCTGCTGGACATGGTGGACCTGTGCAGCAACCTGGAAGTCAAGCGCCCGACGGCGCAGCACTTCATCGAGCTGCTGGAGGCCACGCACCTGATCTACCGCCTGGCACCCTACGGATACGGCAAAGACGTGCTGCGCGCGCGCTTCAAGATCTACCTGGCCGATGCCGCCATCGCGCCAGCCGTGATGCTCAAGGGCAAGGCCATCCTGGAAGACGCCGCGGCGCTGGGCGTGGCCACCGAGACGGCCGTGTTCAAGCACCTGTTCGCCCGCTACTACGCGCAGAACGTGCGTTTCTCTTACTGGCGCGGCAAGCGCGACCACGAAGTCGATCTCGTCGCCGAAGTGGGCGGCGAGCTGATTCCATTCGAAGTGAAGTACCGCGCCCAGCACACCGGTGCGCGCGAGCTGAAAGGTCTGATCGAGCTGTGCCAAGGCAAGCGCATCGCGCGCGGCTACGTGGTCACGAAGTCGCTGGACGACTTCGGCCCCTTACAAGGCTTGCCGGGTAACGGGATCGAGGCGCAGATCATGCGCATCCCGGCACCGCTGCTGTGCTACTGGATGGGCGCAACCGAACGTCCGGAGGACCCATGA
- a CDS encoding FAD-dependent monooxygenase, whose amino-acid sequence MSKLYDVAILGGGIVGRTLALLLARERLRVALVERTPAAGDAPDIRAYALNAASRALLTAVRGWPTEPDAVTPVRHMWVADADTAPDSAAVDAAAAIRFDAAAAPSAPLAWIVDVPALEATLAQAVAFQPGIERLDADQTPRPRAALTVICEGRRSATRLAEGFAYERHPYPHTAVAARLRCERPHGAVARQWFCGDSILALLPMGGEHGHTVALVWSVPHARAAELLALPPDAFAAAVQTACGAALGAMHTEGRPAGWPLELSIARPWVRPGVALAGDAAHAMHPLAGQGLNVGLGDVAELARVLREREYWRPLGDLRLLRRYERARAAPVAAMQATTDALHALFGSPDPRLALLRRWGLRAADRLEPIKHWLIQQAAGQPLTPAA is encoded by the coding sequence ATGAGCAAGCTCTACGACGTCGCGATTCTGGGCGGCGGCATCGTCGGCCGCACGTTGGCGCTGCTGCTGGCGCGCGAGCGGCTGCGCGTCGCGCTGGTCGAACGCACGCCCGCCGCCGGCGACGCCCCCGACATCCGGGCCTATGCGCTCAACGCCGCCTCCCGGGCGCTGCTCACCGCGGTGCGCGGCTGGCCGACCGAGCCCGACGCGGTCACGCCCGTGCGCCACATGTGGGTCGCCGACGCTGACACCGCGCCAGACAGCGCGGCGGTCGACGCCGCCGCGGCGATCCGTTTCGACGCGGCGGCCGCCCCCTCGGCGCCGCTCGCGTGGATCGTCGATGTGCCGGCGCTGGAGGCGACGCTCGCGCAGGCGGTGGCCTTTCAGCCGGGGATCGAGCGGCTCGACGCCGACCAGACCCCGCGGCCGCGCGCGGCGCTGACCGTCATCTGCGAGGGGCGGCGCAGCGCCACCCGCCTCGCCGAGGGATTCGCATACGAACGCCACCCCTACCCCCACACCGCCGTGGCGGCGCGGCTGCGCTGCGAGCGGCCGCACGGCGCCGTGGCGCGGCAGTGGTTCTGTGGCGACAGCATTCTCGCCCTGCTGCCGATGGGGGGCGAACACGGCCACACGGTCGCGCTGGTGTGGTCGGTGCCGCACGCGCGCGCGGCGGAGCTGCTGGCGTTACCGCCCGACGCATTTGCGGCCGCGGTGCAGACCGCCTGCGGCGCGGCGCTGGGCGCGATGCACACCGAGGGCCGGCCGGCCGGCTGGCCGCTGGAGCTCTCGATCGCGCGCCCGTGGGTGCGGCCGGGTGTGGCACTGGCGGGCGACGCCGCGCACGCGATGCACCCGCTCGCCGGCCAGGGCCTCAACGTCGGGCTCGGGGACGTCGCCGAGCTCGCCCGGGTGTTGCGCGAGCGCGAATACTGGCGACCGCTGGGCGACCTGCGGCTGCTGCGGCGTTACGAGCGCGCGCGCGCCGCGCCGGTGGCGGCGATGCAGGCCACCACCGATGCGCTGCACGCGCTGTTCGGCAGCCCCGACCCCCGGCTGGCGCTGCTGCGCCGCTGGGGCCTGCGCGCGGCCGACCGGCTGGAACCGATCAAGCACTGGCTCATCCAACAGGCGGCGGGCCAACCGCTGACTCCCGCGGCATGA
- a CDS encoding M61 family metallopeptidase → MSTPRQQRGAARRVPGATRGGTPPAAIRYTVEVVDAHAHLWRVTLDIDRPAPRQRVSLPVWIPGSYLVREFAQHLQRLQASAGGHTVPVRALDKNTWQIDAGDAATLTLTYEVYAFDPSVRAAYLDTRRGFFNPTSLCLRIVGREDEPHALTLQPSDATHGWRVATALRPLSPAPGARRRTAAAWRWADGDGFGTYLAADYDELADSPVEMGAFWCEDFTVRGVPHRFVVSGAPAGFDGKRLLADTARVCEAAMALWHGPDGAPPIDRYVFLLHATQDGYGGLEHRHSTALVCARADLPLAPLPGLHAPDETPPPLKASDGYTTLLGLISHEYFHTWNVKRLRPREFTRYDYDRENHTELLWFFEGFTSYYDDLLVLRAGLIDQATHLQLLAKTINQVLQTPGRHVHSVAQASWDAWIKYYRVQENTPNATVSYYTKGALVALCLDLTLRAEGHATLDDVMRALWQRCAGGPMREADLRAVLRRLGRRSFDAELDAWVHGTDELPLRTLLERHGVRWVEEPAPLAQRLGLRVDESNGALRLRNVLRGGAAEAAGMAAGDEWLAVERAGETWRVRRLDDVALHARGLGADEPLVCWLARDGRVLRCPLRWPAPAVTVQLLPAAATDTADPTAPGTAARASAETR, encoded by the coding sequence ATGAGCACACCACGGCAGCAGCGGGGGGCTGCGCGTCGCGTGCCCGGCGCAACGCGGGGCGGCACACCACCCGCCGCCATCCGCTACACGGTCGAGGTGGTCGACGCGCACGCGCACCTGTGGCGCGTCACGCTCGACATCGACCGTCCCGCGCCACGGCAGCGCGTCAGCCTGCCGGTGTGGATCCCCGGCAGCTATCTGGTGCGCGAGTTTGCGCAGCACCTGCAACGGCTGCAGGCGTCAGCCGGTGGGCACACGGTGCCGGTGCGCGCGCTCGACAAAAACACCTGGCAGATCGACGCGGGTGACGCCGCCACGCTGACGCTGACCTACGAGGTCTACGCCTTCGACCCATCGGTGCGGGCGGCGTACCTGGACACGCGCCGGGGCTTTTTCAACCCCACCAGCCTGTGCCTGCGCATCGTTGGGCGCGAGGATGAACCGCACGCGCTGACGCTGCAACCCAGCGACGCCACGCACGGCTGGCGCGTGGCCACCGCACTGCGCCCGCTCTCACCCGCCCCCGGGGCGCGCCGCCGCACGGCCGCCGCCTGGCGCTGGGCCGACGGCGACGGCTTTGGTACCTACCTGGCTGCCGACTACGACGAGCTGGCCGACAGCCCGGTGGAAATGGGCGCCTTCTGGTGCGAGGACTTCACCGTGCGGGGCGTGCCCCACCGCTTCGTCGTCAGCGGCGCACCCGCCGGGTTCGACGGAAAGCGCCTGCTGGCCGATACCGCCCGCGTGTGCGAAGCGGCCATGGCCCTGTGGCACGGGCCGGACGGTGCGCCGCCCATCGACCGCTATGTGTTTCTGCTGCACGCCACGCAGGACGGCTACGGCGGGCTGGAACACCGGCACTCGACGGCCTTGGTGTGTGCGCGCGCCGACCTGCCGCTGGCCCCGCTGCCGGGCCTGCACGCGCCGGACGAAACACCCCCGCCACTGAAAGCCAGCGACGGCTACACGACGTTGCTGGGCCTGATCAGCCACGAGTATTTCCACACCTGGAACGTCAAGCGGCTGCGCCCGCGCGAATTCACCCGCTACGACTACGACCGCGAAAACCACACCGAACTGCTGTGGTTCTTCGAGGGCTTTACCAGCTACTACGACGACCTGCTGGTGCTGCGCGCGGGCCTCATCGACCAGGCCACCCACCTGCAACTGCTGGCCAAGACCATCAACCAGGTGCTGCAAACCCCGGGGCGGCACGTGCACAGCGTCGCCCAGGCGAGCTGGGACGCGTGGATCAAGTACTACCGCGTGCAGGAAAACACCCCCAACGCCACCGTCAGCTACTACACCAAGGGGGCGCTGGTGGCGCTGTGCCTGGACCTGACGCTGCGCGCGGAGGGCCACGCCACGCTGGACGACGTGATGCGCGCGCTGTGGCAACGCTGCGCCGGCGGCCCGATGCGCGAAGCCGACTTGCGCGCCGTGCTGCGCCGGCTCGGCCGCCGCTCCTTCGACGCCGAGCTGGACGCCTGGGTGCACGGCACCGACGAGTTGCCGCTGCGCACGCTGCTGGAGCGCCACGGCGTGCGCTGGGTCGAGGAGCCCGCGCCGCTGGCGCAGCGGCTGGGGCTGCGCGTCGACGAAAGCAACGGCGCGCTGCGGCTGCGCAACGTGCTGCGCGGCGGAGCGGCGGAAGCCGCCGGCATGGCCGCCGGGGACGAGTGGCTGGCCGTCGAGCGCGCGGGCGAGACGTGGCGCGTGCGCCGCCTCGACGACGTGGCGTTGCACGCGCGCGGGCTGGGCGCGGACGAGCCGCTCGTGTGCTGGCTGGCGCGCGACGGCCGCGTGCTGCGCTGCCCGCTGCGCTGGCCCGCCCCGGCGGTCACGGTGCAACTGCTCCCCGCCGCCGCGACGGATACCGCCGACCCTACTGCCCCCGGAACTGCGGCGCGCGCTTCTGCAGAAACGCGGTGA
- a CDS encoding enoyl-CoA hydratase, whose protein sequence is MSETPPTYETLLTRTEGPVGIITLNRPKQLNALNDRLMDELGAALRAFDADDAIGCIILTGSEKAFAAGADIAAMAQYTFSDVYRTEYITRNWEALRHVRKPVIAAVAGFALGGGCEVAMMCDLIIAADNAKFGQPEVKIGVVPGAGGTQRLPRAIGKAKAMDMVLTGRMMDAAEAERAGLVSRVVPLDKLMDEALAVALSIASLPRLAVLAAKEAVNRAFEGPLSDGLMYERRLFHAMFATADQKEGMAAFLEKRTPHFQHR, encoded by the coding sequence ATGAGCGAAACACCTCCCACTTACGAAACCCTGCTGACCCGCACCGAGGGGCCGGTCGGCATCATCACCCTCAACCGCCCCAAGCAGCTCAACGCCCTCAACGACCGGCTGATGGACGAGCTGGGCGCGGCGCTGCGCGCCTTCGACGCGGACGACGCGATCGGCTGCATCATCCTCACCGGCAGCGAGAAAGCCTTCGCCGCTGGTGCCGACATCGCCGCGATGGCGCAGTACACGTTTTCGGACGTCTACCGCACCGAATACATCACCCGCAACTGGGAGGCGCTGCGCCACGTGCGCAAGCCGGTCATCGCGGCCGTGGCGGGCTTTGCCCTCGGCGGTGGCTGCGAGGTGGCGATGATGTGCGACCTCATCATCGCCGCGGACAACGCCAAGTTCGGGCAACCCGAGGTCAAGATCGGTGTCGTGCCGGGCGCGGGGGGCACGCAGCGGCTGCCGCGCGCCATTGGTAAGGCCAAGGCGATGGACATGGTCCTCACCGGCCGCATGATGGACGCCGCCGAAGCCGAGCGCGCCGGCCTGGTCAGCCGCGTCGTGCCGCTGGACAAGCTGATGGATGAGGCGCTGGCGGTGGCGCTGTCCATCGCGTCGCTGCCGCGCCTGGCGGTGCTGGCCGCCAAGGAGGCGGTCAACCGCGCCTTCGAGGGACCGCTGTCGGACGGGCTGATGTACGAGCGGCGGCTGTTTCACGCGATGTTCGCCACCGCCGACCAGAAGGAAGGCATGGCCGCGTTTCTGGAAAAGCGCACGCCCCATTTCCAACATCGCTGA
- the ychF gene encoding redox-regulated ATPase YchF — MSLKCGIVGLPNVGKSTLFNALTKAGIAAENYPFCTIEPNVGVVEVPDPRLQQLAAIVKPQRVVPAIVEFVDIAGLVAGASQGEGLGNQFLAHIRETDAIINVVRCFDDPNIVHVAGRVDPVADIEVIQTELCLADLGTVDKALQRYQKAAKSGNDKEAAKMVALLGRVRAVLDEGRPVRVLALTDEERALLKPLCLITAKPAMFVGNVAEDGFHDNPLLAQLQAYAERQGAPVVAICAKIEAELADMDDADKAEFLRELGLEEPGLNRLIRAAYQLLGLQTYFTAGEKEVRAWTIPIGATAPQAAGVIHSDFERGFIRAQTIAFDDFIRYGGEQGAKEAGRMRAEGKDYVVQDGDVIHFLFNV, encoded by the coding sequence ATGAGCCTGAAATGCGGCATCGTGGGCCTGCCCAACGTCGGCAAGTCCACCCTCTTCAACGCGCTGACCAAGGCCGGCATCGCCGCCGAAAATTACCCGTTTTGCACCATCGAGCCCAACGTTGGCGTGGTCGAGGTGCCGGACCCGCGCCTGCAGCAGCTCGCCGCGATCGTCAAGCCGCAGCGCGTGGTGCCGGCGATCGTCGAGTTCGTCGACATCGCGGGGCTCGTGGCCGGGGCGAGCCAGGGGGAGGGCTTGGGCAACCAGTTCCTCGCGCACATCCGCGAGACGGACGCGATCATCAACGTCGTGCGCTGCTTCGACGATCCCAACATCGTGCACGTGGCGGGCCGGGTCGACCCGGTGGCGGACATCGAGGTGATCCAGACCGAGCTGTGCCTGGCCGACCTGGGCACGGTGGACAAGGCGCTGCAGCGCTATCAGAAGGCGGCCAAGAGCGGCAACGACAAGGAAGCCGCGAAGATGGTCGCGCTGCTGGGGCGGGTGCGCGCGGTGCTCGACGAGGGGCGCCCGGTGCGGGTGCTGGCGCTCACCGACGAGGAGCGCGCGCTGCTCAAGCCGCTGTGCCTGATCACGGCCAAACCGGCGATGTTCGTCGGCAACGTGGCGGAAGACGGTTTCCACGACAACCCGCTGCTGGCGCAGCTGCAGGCGTACGCCGAGCGGCAGGGCGCGCCGGTCGTGGCCATTTGCGCGAAGATCGAGGCCGAACTCGCCGACATGGACGACGCCGACAAGGCCGAATTTCTGCGCGAGCTGGGGCTAGAGGAGCCGGGCCTCAACCGCCTGATCCGCGCCGCCTACCAGCTGCTGGGGCTGCAGACCTACTTCACCGCCGGCGAAAAGGAAGTGCGCGCCTGGACCATCCCGATCGGTGCCACCGCGCCGCAGGCAGCGGGCGTGATCCACAGCGATTTCGAGCGCGGCTTCATCCGCGCGCAGACGATCGCCTTCGACGACTTCATCCGCTACGGCGGGGAGCAGGGGGCCAAGGAGGCGGGGCGCATGCGCGCCGAAGGCAAGGACTACGTCGTGCAGGACGGCGACGTGATCCACTTCCTCTTCAACGTCTGA
- a CDS encoding DsbC family protein: MPRAISALPRRAALAASAALLAVAGTAAHANEALIRKNLSERLPNLPRIEEVRPTPMRGLFEIRLNGTDILYTDAEGNYLIQGVLIDTKARTNLTEERLDKLTAIAFESLPLKDAFTVVRGNGQRKLAVFADPNCGFCKRFERDLAKLDNVTIHTFLYPVLGKDSEAKSRAIWCARDRAKAWNDWMQRGVTPPEPPADAKCDTAALERNIAFGQKYRITGTPTTILANGTRLPGAVGLDRLEPLLAQAGAGK, translated from the coding sequence ATGCCCCGCGCCATCTCTGCCCTGCCCCGCCGCGCCGCGCTGGCGGCCTCCGCCGCCCTGCTGGCCGTGGCGGGCACCGCCGCCCACGCCAACGAAGCGCTCATCCGCAAAAACCTCAGCGAACGACTGCCCAACCTGCCCCGCATCGAGGAAGTGCGCCCGACCCCGATGCGCGGCCTCTTCGAGATCCGCCTCAACGGCACCGACATCCTCTATACCGACGCCGAGGGCAACTACCTGATCCAGGGCGTGCTGATCGACACCAAGGCGCGCACCAACCTGACCGAGGAGCGGCTGGACAAGCTCACCGCGATCGCCTTCGAGAGCCTGCCACTCAAGGACGCCTTTACCGTCGTGCGCGGCAACGGGCAGCGCAAGCTGGCGGTGTTCGCCGACCCCAACTGCGGCTTTTGCAAGCGCTTCGAGCGCGACTTGGCCAAGCTCGACAACGTCACCATCCACACCTTCCTCTACCCGGTGCTGGGCAAGGATTCGGAAGCCAAATCGCGCGCCATCTGGTGCGCGCGCGACCGCGCCAAGGCGTGGAACGACTGGATGCAGCGCGGCGTCACGCCGCCCGAGCCACCGGCCGACGCCAAGTGTGACACCGCGGCGCTGGAGCGCAACATCGCCTTCGGGCAGAAGTACCGCATCACCGGCACGCCGACGACGATCCTGGCCAACGGCACGCGGCTGCCCGGTGCGGTCGGACTGGACCGGCTCGAGCCGCTGCTGGCGCAGGCCGGCGCTGGCAAATGA
- a CDS encoding MOSC domain-containing protein produces MNDTDATLDLTLEQLWIYPVKSCAGIRLRAVELLETGLEWDRTWMVVDADGEFVSQRELPRMALIQPRFRMGQLELRAPGMLSLHLALDAAERPCRVRVWDDTVDAYDMGDIAAQWFTDFLGPDLPPGMGPLRLVRFDPDERRLSPARWTGGVEAPNTFSDGFPVLVLSAASLADVNERLALQGLPPVGVERFRPNVVIGGVGPYDEDRLDRIAWHADAAPDDAPAVELRLVKPCARCSIPDVDPTTGAPDGRVSPLLRTYRQDRRLMGAVTLGMNAIVRRGDGQMLHEGMRGVGHWGAW; encoded by the coding sequence ATGAACGACACCGACGCCACGCTGGACCTCACGCTGGAGCAGTTGTGGATTTACCCGGTCAAGTCTTGTGCCGGCATTCGCCTGCGCGCGGTGGAGCTGCTGGAGACGGGCCTGGAGTGGGACCGCACCTGGATGGTCGTGGACGCGGACGGGGAGTTCGTCTCGCAGCGGGAGCTGCCGCGCATGGCGTTGATCCAGCCGCGCTTTCGCATGGGGCAGCTGGAGCTGCGAGCGCCGGGGATGCTGTCGCTGCACCTGGCGCTGGACGCGGCCGAGCGGCCGTGCCGGGTGCGCGTCTGGGACGACACGGTGGACGCCTACGACATGGGGGACATTGCGGCGCAGTGGTTCACGGATTTCCTGGGGCCGGATCTGCCGCCCGGGATGGGGCCGCTGCGGCTCGTGCGCTTCGACCCGGACGAGCGGCGGCTGTCGCCAGCACGCTGGACCGGTGGGGTCGAGGCACCCAACACGTTCAGTGACGGTTTCCCGGTGCTGGTGCTGTCGGCCGCGTCGCTCGCGGACGTCAACGAGCGGCTGGCGCTGCAGGGCCTGCCGCCCGTGGGGGTGGAGCGCTTTCGGCCCAACGTGGTGATCGGCGGTGTCGGCCCCTACGACGAAGACCGGCTCGACCGTATCGCTTGGCACGCGGATGCGGCACCGGACGACGCACCGGCGGTCGAGCTGCGGCTCGTCAAGCCGTGCGCGCGCTGCAGCATCCCCGACGTGGACCCGACGACCGGTGCGCCGGACGGGCGCGTGAGCCCGTTGCTGCGCACCTATCGCCAGGACCGGCGGCTGATGGGCGCGGTGACGCTCGGGATGAACGCGATCGTGCGGCGCGGCGATGGCCAGATGCTGCACGAGGGGATGCGCGGCGTGGGGCACTGGGGCGCGTGGTGA
- a CDS encoding enoyl-CoA hydratase-related protein, which produces MTDTPAAAPAADEIVFERRGAVAVLTLNRPQALNSFTRTMHRAFQQALAAVEADDGIRALVLTGAGRGFCAGLDLSELDFSPGPDMLERANPGPVIEECFNPSARALMQLRVPTVAAVNGVAAGAGVSLALTCDIAIAAPQASFVQAFSKIGLIPDAGGSWLSVERLGLARALAWAMLGDKLPAEQAKAWGLIWDVADDPLAAALALAERLAAMPTKALVATRHLLRAAGQRSFEQQLDAERDLQAALGRTHDYVEGVTAFLQKRAPQFRGQ; this is translated from the coding sequence ATGACCGATACCCCAGCCGCCGCGCCCGCGGCAGACGAGATCGTGTTCGAGCGCCGCGGCGCCGTGGCGGTGCTGACGCTGAACCGCCCGCAGGCGCTCAACAGCTTCACGCGCACGATGCACCGCGCGTTTCAGCAGGCGCTCGCCGCCGTCGAGGCGGACGACGGTATCCGCGCCCTGGTGCTGACCGGTGCGGGGCGGGGCTTTTGCGCCGGGTTGGACCTGTCGGAGCTGGACTTCAGCCCCGGGCCGGACATGCTGGAGCGCGCCAACCCGGGGCCGGTGATCGAGGAATGCTTCAACCCCAGCGCGCGGGCGCTGATGCAACTGCGCGTGCCGACGGTGGCGGCGGTCAACGGCGTCGCGGCGGGCGCGGGGGTGTCGCTGGCGCTGACCTGCGACATCGCGATCGCCGCGCCGCAGGCGAGTTTCGTGCAGGCGTTCAGCAAGATCGGGCTGATCCCAGACGCCGGGGGGAGTTGGCTGTCGGTCGAGCGCCTGGGTTTGGCAAGGGCGCTGGCGTGGGCGATGCTGGGCGACAAGCTGCCGGCCGAGCAGGCCAAGGCGTGGGGCCTGATCTGGGACGTGGCCGACGACCCGCTGGCGGCGGCGCTGGCGCTGGCCGAGCGGCTGGCGGCGATGCCGACGAAGGCGCTGGTGGCCACGCGCCACCTGCTGCGCGCGGCGGGGCAGCGCTCGTTCGAGCAGCAGCTCGACGCCGAGCGCGACCTGCAAGCGGCGCTGGGCCGCACGCACGACTACGTCGAGGGGGTCACCGCGTTTCTGCAGAAGCGCGCGCCGCAGTTCCGGGGGCAGTAG